The Bacteroides ovatus genomic interval AGACCACTCAAACCATCGGTTCGAGCCGCAGCTTTCTGAATTAGTTTATAGGCTTCGTCAATCACCGGATTGATCTGCGTATAATCTTTTTTCATATTCTGCTGTGAGATCTCGAAAAGCTTACCTTCCGCTTCCTGCATCAAGTCGTCCACGTCCAGGGTCTCGTCAAACGCTTTACTCTGGATATTGCTCGTAAACGTTATCAACTCACGCGCCAGCGATTTCTGTGCAATAATACGGGCATGGTATTCAATATGTGCGGATGAAGCCACCTTACTACTCAATTGAGTAATATAGAAGGGACCTCCCACCTCTTCCAAGTCTCCGCGTTTACTAAGTTGTTCCTTTACAGTCAGAATATCCACCGGTTTCTGGTTCACCGCAAGATCGACGATAGCAGAATAAATCAACTGATGCCGGCGTTCGTAAAATGATTCGGGACGAAGAATTTCACTCACCAATGAATAAGCGTCCTTTTCAATCATTAAAGCTCCCAAAACTGCTTCTTCCAGTTCAGGCGCCTGCGGCTGAATACGACCATAATCATTTACCGGTTGTATTTTAGTAGACTTTGAATTGCGGGTATTTCTTTTCTGTTCGGCCATCGAGATATTTACTATTTTACGATTTACTATTTATTATTTTACGACTGGACAGACTCTATTATCACATTTATCACGGAATTCTTCCAGTCGAGACGACAAAGATAGAATATAATCACGAAGAATGAATAAGGAAAAATGAAGATTTTAGTAACTTTGCTCCCGATTCACATTATCCAGCTATGATTAATTGTAATGTGAAGCACTGTAAATAGTAAATAGTAAAATAGTAAATAGAAATATGATTGCTTTTCCCAATATCAAAATAAACCTGGGACTTTCCATCACGGAAAAACGCCCGGACGGATACCACAATCTGGAAACAGTTTTCTATCCGGTGGCTCTGGAAGACGCACTGGAAATCCGTACCTCCCCTAACGCTGACCGAAAATTCACTCTCCACCAACATGGAATGGAAATAGCCGGTAACCCTGAAGACAATCTGGTAGTAAAAGCCTATTTATTGATGGATAAGGAATTTCATCTCCCTCCTATCGAAATCCACTTATACAAGCACATCCCTTCAGGAGCCGGACTGGGAGGAGGATCATCGGATGCCGCTTTCATGCTAAAGTTGCTCAACGATCATTATCAGCTGGGAGTATCCGAAGAACAATTGGAAGTATACGCTGCCACTTTGGGAGCAGACTGCGCTTTCTTTATCAAAAACAGACCGATATTTGCCGAGGGAATTGGAAACATCTTCTCCCCGGCCGAACTTTCATTAAACGGCTACCAAATCATGATTATAAAACCGAATGTTTTTGTTTCCACCCGGGAAGCCTTTTCAAACATTCATCCCCATCGTCCGAAATATCCGGTTAGGGAGGCAATCCAGCGTCCTGTACAAGAATGGAAGGATACGTTAATCAATGATTTCGAAGCAAGTGTATTCCCGCAACATCCCGTCATTGGAGAAATCAAAGAAGAACTCTATCATCAAGGAGCAATCTACGCATCCATGAGCGGCTCCGGCTCATCCGTATTCGGGCTGTTTGCTCCCGGATTCGTCTTACCGGAAATTGATTGGGGAACTGACGTATTCTGCTTCAAAGGTACATTAAACAAATAAATCTCACTAACAATTATGTTTTGACTATTTTTTCAAAATCCCAACATGGCAGCGGGGTGTATATTGAGTACCCGGCAAAGCAAGCGAGCTATTTTTAAAGTAGGTTCCGAGCGACCCGAAATATAATCATTCACGCGTGAAGGGCTAACCCCTATTTCACTGGCAAGCTGTTTTTGTGTCATCCCCTTTTCTTCAAGGGACAATTCTATCAATTCTGCTACGGTTGGTTTTTCTATAGGAAAATGTTCCTTCTCATACGCAATCACTATATCAGACATAACAGAAAGCTCCACCATGCTCTTGTCATTTGCAGGAGTGCTGTCGTCCACCAAAGGCAGAAGTTCTTCGACTCTTGCCAATGCAAATTCGTATTGTTCTTTCGTTATTTTAGTCATATCTATTATATTATATAGTTGAACAATCTATTTTATCATACTCTTTATGAGTTCCCACCCAACGGACAAAAATGTATCCCACCGTAAATTTAACAACCACTACCAGCCGATAGTTGTTCCCTCTGATATTAAAAACATAGTGTTGATTGCCCACATAATCAGTCGATAGAAAATCCGCTTTTATATCAGACAAATTCCGCCATTCTGCTTTTTCCGCTATATCATACCAACGTTCTAAAGCAACACGTGAATCTTCACACCCTTTCGTCTCGTAGAAATCTTTCAATTTCTTATGTGATACTACTCTCATATCTTATTCATTTGATACAAAATTACAAAATAATTTTGGATAACAAAAGAATTAGTGCTAAATATTTTATAAAACAGAACATCCATGCTGGGCGTACCAAAAAAACGGTACCACGACTCACGTCGTAGTACCGTCACAACACAAACACAAAATAAAACACGACAAAACTACTATGCAATCTTTCCTGTCTATGCCGGGGAGGCATAAGTACTATCTACGTATATTCGCATACTCATAAACAGCTTCAGGTCGATTAGCATCAATTAAACAAATCGCATGCACGATTTGTTTAAACTTTTATGTTATTTAAAACAAGTTTCTCTTTTATTGAATCCCTCTTTCACGGAGTTTCAGCTGCCAGTTCCATGCAGAACGTAAAGTATCTTCTAAAGTTTCTACGGCTTTCCAACCCAGCTCTTTATTAGCAAAATCCGGGTTAGCCCAAACTTTTTCAATGTCACCTGCACGACGTCCGACAATCTGATAATTCAATTTTACGCCAGTGGCTTTTTCAAAGCCATTTATTAATTCCAATACAGAAACACCACGTCCTGTACCAATATTAAATACTTCTACTTTTTCTTTTTGTTTCTTTTCCAAGATACGACGGATAGCAATCACGTGTGCTTTAGCCAAGTCAACGACATTGATAAAGTCACGGATACAAGAACCGTCCGGTGTATCATAATCGTCACCAAACACGCTAAGTTTCTCACGGATACCGATGGCTGTCTGGGTCAGATATGGAATCAGGTTTTGAGGAACCCCGTTAGGCAGTTCACCCAGCAATGCAGTAGGATGCGCGCCAATCGGGTTGAAATAGCGCAACATGATCGCATTGATCGGAGCACCTGAAGCTACCGTATCACGAATAATCTCTTCATTGATCTGTTTGGTATTTCCATAAGGTGATTCCGCTTTCTTAATCGGAGCTTTTTCCGTTACCGGCAGCTCGTCCGGCTGACCGTATACTGTACAAGAAGAAGAGAACACAATACCTTCTACTCCATGTTTTGGCATCAGTTCGAGAAGGTTAATCAAAGAAACCAGGTTATTACGGTAGTAAAGCAACGGTTTTTGTACCGACTCTCCTACTGCTTTGCTAGCTGCAAAGTGAATGATTGCCTTAATTCCTTTATATTTTGCAAATACTGCATCCAGACCGGCAAAGTCCAAACAGTCCAGCTTTTCAAAAACTGGGCGAATACCGGAAACTTTCTCTATATTGTCAACAACGTCGGCACTTGAATTTGATAAATTATCGATGATGATTACTTCATATCCACTGTTTTGTAGTTCTACAACAGTATGAGACCCAATGTATCCTGTCCCGCCTGTTACTAAAATTCTTTCTTTCATATACTTTATAAAAAATGGTTAGTTTCTCGGCTTATTATTGTTTGAGTTACAAATGTATGGAAATAAAATGGAATTGCAATAATCTGCCACAAATTTATTTGCTGAAAAGTAATTAAGGTACGATTTGGTAGCATTTAGGTATAAAAAAGAATTGGAAACTCTAACCTGTATGTCGCCACACAGCAGAGCTTCCAATCCCCTATTTAATCATCAACTGTAAATCCTTACACCACGCCGGAGAATCCCATGAATGCCATAGCAAGCAAACCGGCGGTAATCAAAGCAATCGGAGTTCCTTGCATTCCTTTCGGAATTTTCACAAGGCTCATCTGTTCGCGCAATCCGGCAAAAAGCACCAGTGCCAGACCGAAGCCGATAGCTGTAGAGAATGCGTATACAACACCTGTCAGCAGGTCATAGTCTTTCTGAATCACCAGGATAGCGACACCAAGAATACAACAGTTCGTTGTAATCAGCGGCAAGAACACACCCAACGCCTGATACAGGGCCGGAGACACCTTTTTCAGGATGATTTCCACCATCTGCACCAATCCGGCAATCACCAGGATAAATGTAATCGTCTGTAAGTATCCCAGTCCGAAAACATCCAGTACAAATTTCTGAATCAGGAAAGTGACGATGGTAGCGATGGTCAACACGAAAGCAACCGCAGCGCTCATACCCATCGCAGTTTCCACCTTCTTGGATACGCCCAGGAACGGACAGATACCCAGGAACTGCGACAACACGATGTTGTTTACAAAGATTGCCGAAATAAATATCAATATATATTCCATATTCTTTTCTTATTTAATTGAATTAGGCTTTCTTGAAACTGTTAATCAA includes:
- the ispE gene encoding 4-(cytidine 5'-diphospho)-2-C-methyl-D-erythritol kinase, translating into MIAFPNIKINLGLSITEKRPDGYHNLETVFYPVALEDALEIRTSPNADRKFTLHQHGMEIAGNPEDNLVVKAYLLMDKEFHLPPIEIHLYKHIPSGAGLGGGSSDAAFMLKLLNDHYQLGVSEEQLEVYAATLGADCAFFIKNRPIFAEGIGNIFSPAELSLNGYQIMIIKPNVFVSTREAFSNIHPHRPKYPVREAIQRPVQEWKDTLINDFEASVFPQHPVIGEIKEELYHQGAIYASMSGSGSSVFGLFAPGFVLPEIDWGTDVFCFKGTLNK
- a CDS encoding type II toxin-antitoxin system HigA family antitoxin yields the protein MTKITKEQYEFALARVEELLPLVDDSTPANDKSMVELSVMSDIVIAYEKEHFPIEKPTVAELIELSLEEKGMTQKQLASEIGVSPSRVNDYISGRSEPTLKIARLLCRVLNIHPAAMLGF
- a CDS encoding type II toxin-antitoxin system HigB family toxin encodes the protein MRVVSHKKLKDFYETKGCEDSRVALERWYDIAEKAEWRNLSDIKADFLSTDYVGNQHYVFNIRGNNYRLVVVVKFTVGYIFVRWVGTHKEYDKIDCSTI
- the galE gene encoding UDP-glucose 4-epimerase GalE, whose product is MKERILVTGGTGYIGSHTVVELQNSGYEVIIIDNLSNSSADVVDNIEKVSGIRPVFEKLDCLDFAGLDAVFAKYKGIKAIIHFAASKAVGESVQKPLLYYRNNLVSLINLLELMPKHGVEGIVFSSSCTVYGQPDELPVTEKAPIKKAESPYGNTKQINEEIIRDTVASGAPINAIMLRYFNPIGAHPTALLGELPNGVPQNLIPYLTQTAIGIREKLSVFGDDYDTPDGSCIRDFINVVDLAKAHVIAIRRILEKKQKEKVEVFNIGTGRGVSVLELINGFEKATGVKLNYQIVGRRAGDIEKVWANPDFANKELGWKAVETLEDTLRSAWNWQLKLRERGIQ
- the rsxA gene encoding electron transport complex subunit RsxA, coding for MEYILIFISAIFVNNIVLSQFLGICPFLGVSKKVETAMGMSAAVAFVLTIATIVTFLIQKFVLDVFGLGYLQTITFILVIAGLVQMVEIILKKVSPALYQALGVFLPLITTNCCILGVAILVIQKDYDLLTGVVYAFSTAIGFGLALVLFAGLREQMSLVKIPKGMQGTPIALITAGLLAMAFMGFSGVV